ATATGGCTTCTTTCTGTTTTGGAATTTCAGCTATTTCTGTTTCAAATGCCGTAATTTCTTTCTCTAAGTTTTCTATTTCAATATCCACTTTTTCCTGTTCTGCCATTGTAGGAAGTGGAATTTTAATTCCTTGAATTCTATCTATTGAAGCTCTTTTTGTTCTTGAAAATCCAATTTGCTGTCCTTCTTTATCTAAACAATATGCAATATATCTAGCTTTCGCAATTGGTTGTTTAATTCTCAAATAACCACAATGGTCGGTTGGATAAAATGGTTTATTCGCAGGAATTACATTTACCATCCAATCTCCATCTATTCCCCAAACTACCGAAGAAGTTGAAAAATCGGTTAAAAGCTCTTTATTTATAAACCCAAAAGGTTCAAAAACATTAGCACTATAAACTGGATATTTTCCTTGATTGCTTATTTCACTTTTTAAAACTCTTTTTCCAATTTTAGTTTCAAAAATATCTGTGTCGCCTAATCGTACAGATTTAGTTGCTTTATTAAACAAAGTTTCTAAAGCAGTATTTATGTGTTCTTTATGCGTTATTATTTTGTTTTGTAAATCTTGTTCTTGCTTTTCTAAAACCTCAATTTCATCAACTATTTTTTGTTGAATATCTAACGGTGGAAGCGGTATTTTAAAATTCAGTAAATCTGTTTTAGATAAATTAAATTGAACACTCCCAAAACCTAAGTTTCTAAGTTGAGTTCTGCTAATTTCAGATTTTAAAATACTATTTAGATAACTAGGGATAATTTTATCAAGTTTAAAATTAATAAATTTACCAACCCTTTGGTTTAAAAGAAAAGTAGTTTTACTTGTATTTTTAAAAATAGTGGGAATTGCAAGTATATTTAAATCACTATTCATATCAGTCATTGCAATAACAATATCTCCGTCTTTTAAAACAAAATCTTTATACTTTTCTGAAAAGTTATCAGGTAAAAAAGTTTTTTTATAATCTAAATCTAATACTCCTTTTAGTCTAATATTTGCTTGTCTAAAATTCAAAACTTTTGAACTTTCAACATAATCAGCACTTTTGAAAGCAAAACCATTTTGAAGATTAACAAATTCTTTGAGAGGGAACACATTCCACTTAGTCTGAATTTTTACTTTTTTTTTAATCGAAAGTGAAATATTTTGTTCAAAATCTGCTCGGTCAAATGTTAGCATATCAATTAAGTTTTGATAGCTTACATTTTTTTCAAGCGTTTCAGCAATGTCTAAGTCGAACTTGTTTTGAGTAAATGCTCTGTAAATATAGGTGCTAGCTTTATTTTCGTTAGTGAAACTTTTCATATCGTAAAGATGTGTACATTCATCAATGGTTTTGCTGCGCTGTATAGGGTGCATTCCTTCATTCCCTCTACGATTACTAAAATCGTAACCTAAAAACTGTTTTTCTTGTGCTTTTTGCCCTGTTTTAACTAAAACTACTTTTTGATTATATGTAAGAATAAAATAAAGTAATTTGTCTTTTTCTATTTCTAGTATTTTACTCCATTTATCATCTTCTTTTTTTGCTTTTATCTTTTTGTCGTATTCATTAAATATTTCGTGTTGCTTTATAGCTTCGTTCGGTTTTTTGTTCAATAAAGTTTTGTAATCTTGAAAAGAAATATTTTCCCAAACGTGAGAAATATATTTTTCTATTGGTTTTTCAATACCATTTATAGTAATGTCTTTAAGGTTTATAAAGAATGTAGCTAGCGATTTTTCTACTTGTTCAGCAATGGTATCTTCTCTACGTTTTAAAAATAAAGTAACCGTATTTGTTCCTGTAGCCATAAAAGTTCCAGAGCCTAGTTCTGTAATGGCTATAATGTCAAAAGCTTTTAAAATAATTTCTCTTGCTTGTGAATACAAACCCGAATTATTTAAAATAGAACTTGGTAATATTATGGCTGCAATTCCGTCTGTTTTTAGTAATTGTTTAGTACGTTCAATAAACAAACATTCTATTTCAGAACTTCTATCGCTTAGGTTGTCAAATAATTTAAAGTCCTCATTAGCAGAAGCGTTTTTCAAATCTCCTTTAAAAGAACTTACAGAATATGGCGGATTTGAAACAATAAATGAAAATTGAGGTTTTTCTGCGTTTTTCTTTAATAGACCTCTGTAACTTTTAGAATGTTTGAAACTATCTAAACCATCTCCGTGTATAACTTGTGCTAAACCATCTCCATAAAAATAACAACCAACTTTTGCAACTTTTACTAAACGATAATCTTTTTCTATACTATAAACATATTTACTTGCCCAATCGTATTTGTTAATTCTCCAAGCATTTACGTTTGTTTCGGCATCATCAGTTTCTAACCTTGAGGTGTCAATGTCATTTTCAATAACACGTTGGTATTCTTCCATTACTTCGGTTAAGAAGTGACCACTACCAACACTATAGTCAATTACGGCAGGAAGTTCTGGAATTGAGTGGTTTAATTGTTTCTTTATATATTGAGAAATAGGTAATGAGCGAACTATGAAACGCGTAATTGGTGGTGGTGTAAAAAACTGACCAGCTTCTTGTTTTAAACCAGTTGTTAATAGACGTTCAAAGAAATCGCTTAAATGTTGTTGTTTTCTAGGATAACGAATTCTAAATTTTTGAAGTAATTGAACTACTTCTTTTAATACTTTTTGATTGTCCTCAAAAGTTTCTTCATCAAATACATCCTTTATATCGTAAACCTTATTGAATAGTAAAATATGTTTCTTTTTTTCTTCTAATTCTTTTTGAGTTTTGTAGCTAAACATATCATCCGAAATTCCTCTAACTTCTTTTTTTAAGAAGTCATACATTCCAAATTTGTATAGGTTTATAAGTCTTATTTGAAAATCAACTGCATTGTCTTTGTGTTCTTTCCATTGAAAATCAAGTTCCTTATCATCTCTCTTTTTTTCATCAAATATTTTAGCGAGAAAAAGGTTAAAAATCTTATTAAATGCGTTCGGTTTGTCTGAAACAGAATGCTTTCTAAGAATAGATAAAAATTCGTGAAATATCTTTTTGCTATCTTCTTCGTTCAGTGTTTTTAAATCCTTTTTGGTTAGTTTCTTGCTTTCAAACAAATAAGGTTTTA
This window of the Flavobacteriaceae bacterium genome carries:
- a CDS encoding N-6 DNA methylase; this translates as MDTKKLIQVLGFIPRENTSGIFHKNYNGYSIEIDFEKQQFDFGNKIIGGRTTTQNFSQTENWVVLECIDRLLEKGYKLEHIILEKKYTVGHGASGGWLDILVTRKDGSAYLMIECKTWGKEFEKEFKKTETNGGQLMTYFQQDKSADILMLYASKLDKNKIQFKNEIIKIEEHYRQAGNVEDVYDRWNKVTNTNGIFDDWVKPYLFESKKLTKKDLKTLNEEDSKKIFHEFLSILRKHSVSDKPNAFNKIFNLFLAKIFDEKKRDDKELDFQWKEHKDNAVDFQIRLINLYKFGMYDFLKKEVRGISDDMFSYKTQKELEEKKKHILLFNKVYDIKDVFDEETFEDNQKVLKEVVQLLQKFRIRYPRKQQHLSDFFERLLTTGLKQEAGQFFTPPPITRFIVRSLPISQYIKKQLNHSIPELPAVIDYSVGSGHFLTEVMEEYQRVIENDIDTSRLETDDAETNVNAWRINKYDWASKYVYSIEKDYRLVKVAKVGCYFYGDGLAQVIHGDGLDSFKHSKSYRGLLKKNAEKPQFSFIVSNPPYSVSSFKGDLKNASANEDFKLFDNLSDRSSEIECLFIERTKQLLKTDGIAAIILPSSILNNSGLYSQAREIILKAFDIIAITELGSGTFMATGTNTVTLFLKRREDTIAEQVEKSLATFFINLKDITINGIEKPIEKYISHVWENISFQDYKTLLNKKPNEAIKQHEIFNEYDKKIKAKKEDDKWSKILEIEKDKLLYFILTYNQKVVLVKTGQKAQEKQFLGYDFSNRRGNEGMHPIQRSKTIDECTHLYDMKSFTNENKASTYIYRAFTQNKFDLDIAETLEKNVSYQNLIDMLTFDRADFEQNISLSIKKKVKIQTKWNVFPLKEFVNLQNGFAFKSADYVESSKVLNFRQANIRLKGVLDLDYKKTFLPDNFSEKYKDFVLKDGDIVIAMTDMNSDLNILAIPTIFKNTSKTTFLLNQRVGKFINFKLDKIIPSYLNSILKSEISRTQLRNLGFGSVQFNLSKTDLLNFKIPLPPLDIQQKIVDEIEVLEKQEQDLQNKIITHKEHINTALETLFNKATKSVRLGDTDIFETKIGKRVLKSEISNQGKYPVYSANVFEPFGFINKELLTDFSTSSVVWGIDGDWMVNVIPANKPFYPTDHCGYLRIKQPIAKARYIAYCLDKEGQQIGFSRTKRASIDRIQGIKIPLPTMAEQEKVDIEIENLEKEITAFETEIAEIPKQKEAILKKYLE